In one Flavobacteriales bacterium genomic region, the following are encoded:
- a CDS encoding WcaF family extracellular polysaccharide biosynthesis acetyltransferase, translating to MTRPTVDLSRFDNSKTFDPGAGVVKRTLWYFTNALFFLNPGFPFRSPKPALLRLFGARVGKGVVIHPGVNIKFPWKLRIGDHSWIGQRAWLDNLDTLTIGSNVVISQGAMIIQGSHDYKKVDYPTYSKPVVLEDGSWVGAGAIVTLGVTLKSHSVLAVGSVATKDLEAYTIYQGNPAAAVRERVIEPISGPHGAIRDQFNQS from the coding sequence ATGACCCGTCCCACCGTCGATCTCTCCCGCTTCGACAACTCGAAGACCTTCGATCCCGGAGCAGGCGTTGTGAAGCGCACGCTCTGGTACTTCACCAACGCGCTCTTCTTCCTCAATCCGGGCTTCCCGTTCCGCTCGCCGAAGCCCGCGCTATTGCGCCTGTTCGGTGCCAGGGTGGGGAAGGGCGTGGTGATCCATCCCGGCGTGAACATCAAGTTCCCGTGGAAGCTGCGCATCGGCGATCACAGCTGGATCGGCCAACGCGCCTGGCTGGACAACCTGGACACGCTCACCATCGGCAGCAACGTCGTCATCAGCCAAGGCGCCATGATCATCCAGGGCAGCCACGATTACAAGAAGGTCGATTACCCCACGTACAGCAAGCCGGTGGTGCTGGAGGATGGCAGCTGGGTGGGAGCGGGAGCCATCGTCACATTGGGCGTTACGCTGAAGAGCCACAGCGTACTGGCCGTAGGCAGCGTGGCCACGAAGGACCTGGAGGCCTATACGATCTACCAAGGCAATCCGGCGGCGGCGGTGCGGGAAAGGGTGATCGAGCCGATCAGCGGTCCACATGGAGCCATAAGAGACCAATTCAACCAATCGTGA
- a CDS encoding glycosyltransferase family 4 protein encodes MNKPQVLVFIDWYKPFFKAGGPVRSMVNLVDHLHGRIDFHIVTGDRDYTEKSPPKGIIRDQWISADRGERVWHASPKQRTLKQWRALLEERAWNVVYINGLYSKWSTIAPLWILRRSKQRRIVAVRGMLARGPMKQSAAKKRAFLLAMKTTGCFRGVEFQATNAEEVDDIKRWIGKEVKVHLVPNLGRKLEQQEPMSIGKKPGELRLVSVGRIAPEKNTLFAIERLMKLEGNVRFDLYGTVYDQAYHQRCLEAVAKLPQNVAVVMHGHIGQDRVAHVIGEAHAVFMPSVGENFGHTMLEALVAGRPLLISDRTPWKGLETKSAGWDLPLEEPEKFDSLLAQLVGMDGSAYEVWALGASALGKRYLTDATGLERSLAMFMS; translated from the coding sequence ATGAACAAGCCCCAAGTGCTCGTTTTCATCGATTGGTACAAGCCCTTCTTCAAGGCGGGCGGACCGGTGCGGAGCATGGTGAACCTCGTGGATCACCTGCACGGCCGGATCGACTTCCACATCGTCACTGGCGACCGCGACTATACCGAGAAGTCGCCGCCGAAGGGAATCATCCGCGATCAGTGGATCTCGGCGGATCGCGGCGAGCGCGTCTGGCATGCCTCACCGAAGCAGCGGACCTTGAAGCAGTGGAGAGCCCTGTTGGAGGAGCGGGCTTGGAACGTGGTGTACATCAACGGCCTTTATTCCAAGTGGAGCACCATCGCGCCGCTATGGATCCTGCGACGCTCCAAGCAGCGACGCATCGTGGCCGTGCGCGGCATGCTGGCACGTGGGCCCATGAAGCAGAGCGCAGCCAAGAAGCGCGCCTTCCTGCTGGCCATGAAGACCACGGGTTGCTTCCGGGGCGTGGAGTTCCAGGCCACGAATGCGGAAGAGGTCGATGACATCAAGCGCTGGATCGGCAAGGAGGTGAAGGTGCACCTGGTGCCCAACCTTGGTCGGAAGCTCGAGCAACAGGAGCCTATGTCGATCGGGAAGAAGCCGGGCGAGCTCCGTTTGGTGAGCGTAGGCCGCATCGCACCGGAGAAGAACACGCTCTTCGCGATCGAGCGCTTGATGAAGCTCGAAGGGAATGTCCGCTTCGACCTGTACGGCACCGTGTATGACCAAGCCTATCACCAACGATGCTTGGAAGCGGTGGCGAAGCTGCCGCAGAACGTTGCCGTGGTCATGCACGGCCACATCGGTCAGGATCGCGTTGCGCATGTGATCGGCGAGGCGCACGCCGTCTTCATGCCCAGCGTGGGTGAGAACTTCGGGCACACCATGCTGGAGGCGCTGGTGGCGGGCAGGCCGTTGCTCATCAGCGATCGCACGCCGTGGAAAGGGCTGGAAACGAAGAGCGCGGGCTGGGACCTGCCGCTGGAAGAGCCGGAGAAGTTCGATTCGTTACTGGCGCAATTGGTCGGAATGGATGGATCCGCCTATGAGGTGTGGGCGTTGGGCGCTTCCGCTTTGGGCAAGCGATATTTGACCGATGCCACGGGCTTGGAACGAAGCCTGGCGATGTTCATGTCATGA